The region AACATAGATGTTTTAAGCGAAGAAGAAATGAAAAATTATGTATAAAATATGTTTAAATTCCCAACTGCAGAAAGAAACAAAGTATTGGCTGAGAAATTGGCTAATAATAACGGGTAAAATGTATATATGATTAAACGAGCCACAGTGTTGTTAACATTGTGGCTCAGCTTTTCTGATTTGATTATTAACGGCAAAGTGCTGTTTTACTGATTGCTAAATCATCGGGTACCTTAGATTAATTAGAACATCGAGAAAGGAAAAACAACATTCCAATAATTATAACCGCAGTGATAATTTTGCTAAGGCAGCCTCCCTTGGTTAACCCACCTAAGTCACCTATCATTGAACGGTTTATTGAATCCGCCAAATTAATCATAGAATTTCCTTTATACTCTTCCATTTTGTGCTTATCTTCTTTATTTATTTCATTCCTTTTATCCATAAGTTCCCCTTCCCCTGTTTACTAACTGATTAACAATTACCATACAATGATTATAGCAATTTCTACCAAACGAAAGCCACTGAGTGCATCAATTATTTAAAAATATGCAACGTTTTGGGGCTTAAATTAGTCTTAAAGAATAGAGTGGTTTTTGAGGAGGCATAAAATGTTAAAAAAAGTTATTGTTATGATTTTATGTTTAAGTTTAATTGTCATTGGCTGCACTAATTCAGAAAAAGATGCAAAAGCCGATTCTGGATTGATTGATTTCAAAGCTCTTATTCAAAGCAATGCCAGTGCAGAGGAAGTTGCCGGCTTTATAAACACAACAATTAAGGGCGTTTCTAAAGAAGATGCTTCAGAAATGGTCAATGATTTTGAAAGATTTCAAAAAGATAAGATCGTTGAATTTGAAAAAATAATATTTGAAAATGAAACACAAACTAAATTATTTGAGTGTTTTAAAACTCATGGTGTCATTAATCAAGCAAATATTCCGGATGATGCTGAGCTAAAAGAAATGTTAAGTAAAATAGAAAACAGTGGCTATAAAATAGAAACTGCCGAAGGAATGTTTTTCCCGGTTATTGACTATCAATTTTATAAAAATTTCAGTACCTATGTAACTGATGACATGAAAGAATATATTGAAATAATGGCAGAAGAATCAACTGAAGTGCCGGCAAAGGATGGAGCCTTGGTTATTGGATGGGACCAGTTGTTAAATAGGGCAATCAGTCAAGAACGTTTTTTAACTACTTATACTAATTCTATCAAAATTAACGAAGTTCAGCAATTGCATAACAACTATATTTTGTTTACCTTTTACGGCTTAAATAACACGCCGCTTTTTGACTATCATTCCCAAATTATAAACGCTGATGCCAAAGAAGTATATTTAAATGCGGTGAAGGATATCGGCAGTAGTGAGCATTTAAAGGCTTTAAAAGGATTTGTAGCTGTGCTTAAAGATAATGACTACAAATTAACCGATGAGGTTAACCGGTATCGGGACAAAGTTACAGCATCCCTTACCAAGAACAAGACGGATACAGCACTTTTGGATCAAATTATTGAAACGGCCCATCAAGGACAGATTTTTAACTGTGAATTTCCGGTAGAAACCACTGTGATAGAAGATGTCAAAGCAAAGTGGGGAGAAGCCGATAAAGAAGAATATATTGCAGAGGCTAAAGGCACATATGCCACTTACGATGAGCAAAATGTAGTCTTTGGTTTCAATAAAGGTTCTCAAATTTTTGATGTAAGGAGCTATGATGACAGCATTAAAGAAATCGCCATGTCTCAAGTAAGGGAAGTTTTGGGTTCTCCGGACAATGCCCACTATTATGACACCGAGGATATGCTAGTCTATCAAATTGGAGAGAAATATCAACTGCTATTTATTTTTCCCAAGGCCACTCCAGAAAACCCTGATCCTAAACTAGACCATTACAATGTTTTTTATCCCCATGGTACAGTTAATCTTATGGCTGACGACCCTGGTATAAAATATTAGCGTTTTTTGGCAATATTTTTAAATTGTCAAACAGTTTTTTAGCTGTTATCCTTGTACAGGGTGATAGTGTTGAGCGTAAGAATAGAATGGTTGGATTCTTTAAAGGGTCTAGCCATTATATTAGTAGTTTGGGGACATCTTAATATTCCAATAGAGGCTGAAACTATTATTTACTCATTCCACATGCCGCTGTTTTTCTTTATTTCTGGTTATTTGTTTAAACAGAACAATCGGACATTAAAACAATATGTGCAAAGAAAAGTAAATAGTTTATTGATTCCCTATTTTTTCTTTGCGGTAATGTCGATACCTTTTGGTATTTTATTAGACTTTGTTTATCAAAATGAAATCAATCCGTTGTTAATGTTTATGCACTTTTTCTTTTTAAGTGGCTCGGTGGGGTGGAATGCACCGCTTTGGTTTTTAATTGTTCTGTTTTTAATTGAAGTTATTTACTTTGTGGTAAACAGCTCTAAAATTAACAACGGCCTGTTCATCATTTTATCTTTTGTATTGGGATATGCCTTGGCGTTATCAGGCATGCGCTATCCATTAGGGCTACATTTAATTTCATGGGGATTGGTTTTTTATTACCTGGGAAATGTGGCTAGAGAAAGATTAGTCATTGAAAAAATGGCCACAACAATAGCCAAAACCTTGATATTTCTTATACCGTTGGCGATAATAAATATAGTTTTTGGTTTAATGATGAATGTCAAGGTTAGTATGTATGTCAATCAACTGGGTAATTACCTGTATTTCTACATCGCTGCCATAGCGGGCATATTATTTATGTGTTGCTTGATGAGTAAGTTGCCATCCTTTAAAATATTAAATTTTTTCGGTAACAACACGCTATTAGTATTGGCTACACATTACGGTGCTCTTTACGTTTATAAACTGATTGACCAACCGGTGTTTGGCCATGCTTTTATGGATGATAATTCTTATTTTATATCCATATTACTTACCGTGGTGACATTAATTGTTAGCGTTCCATTAGCTCATTTTGTTAATAAATATTTACCTTTTGTGGTGGGCAAAGGTCACAATAGCAAACTAAAAATGTCGCAAAACGCCGGAGGCTAAATACCAAGCAAAGTAATCATAGGTAGGGTGGTGAAAACTACCCTGCCTTTTAGCATGTATACATAATTCTTATAAAAAAAGAGGACGAATATTTGATTTTTATATTATAATAAGTAATAACTTAATTCGGCACAACGATGTGCCGACCAATGAAGGCGACGAAGCCTACACCAGTTAACAATTTTTTGTTAGCTGGGTGTAGGCTTTTTTGTTTTTACCAAAGGAGGTAGCTAATCATGGCACACAGATTGCCCCCAAAACAAGGTTTGTACCATCCTGCCTTTGAGCATGATGCCTGTGGTATTGGGTTTGTGGCCAACATTAAAGGAAAAAAATCTAACAAAATTTTGCACCAGGCATTAACCACTTTAATCAATCTAGATCACCGTGGTGGTCAAGGGGCAGAGACCAATACTGGTGATGGCGCTGGTATTTTAATGCAAATTCCGGATGGTTTCTTTAGAAAAGAGTGCGCAAAATTAGGCGTAGAATTACCGAGTGCGGGTAAGTACGGAATCGGTATGCTCTTTTTACCCAATGATTGCAGTAGGTTGGAAGATATTCAACAAATGCTGGGTCAGCTGATAGAAGAAGAAGGGCAAACATTATTGGGCTGGCGGGAAGTGCCGGTTGACAACGCCATGCTGGGAGAAACGGCTAAAAAGGCCCAGCCTTTTATTATGCAAGTGTTTATAGGTGCCAGCACAGATATAACCGACAATATGGAATTTGAACGCAAACTTTATGTAATTAGAAAACGGGCTAAAAAAGAAGTGCACCGGCAATTACTTAATTCTGGTGATACCTTTTACTTTGCCAGCTTGTCCTCCCGAACGATAGTTTACAAAGGGATGCTGACCCCGGAACAGATGGATCGTTTTTACCTGGATTTGCAGCATCCCGCTGTAGAAATTGCCCTGGCATTGGTGCATTCGCGATTTAGTACCAATACATTCCCCAGTTGGGAACGGGCCCATCCATACCACTATATCATTCACAATGGTGAGTTTAACACGCTGCGGGGTAATGTCAACTGGATGCGTGCCCGTGAGGCGCTGTGTCATTCCGAAGAGTTTTTTGCCGAGGATATGAAAAAGATTTTGCCGGTCATTGATCAAAATGGTAGCGATTCGGCAATATTTGATAATTGCTTGGAATTTCTTTTTCTAACCGGCCGTTCGCTACCCCATGCAGTGATGATGATGATTCCTGAGCCTTGGCAACATCATGAAAGCATGGCCGCTGATAAAAAAGCCTTTTATCAATATCACAGTTGTTTGATGGAACCCTGGGATGGCCCTGCTGCCATTGCTTTTACAGACGGCAAAATTATTGGAGCCTCTTTGGATAGAAATGGATTGAGGCCTTCTCGTTATTACGTCACTAAGGATGACATGATTGTCCTGGCATCGGAAGTGGGTGTGCTAGATATCGCTCCGGAAAACATAGCCCATAAGGGACGTTTGCAACCAGGAAGAATGCTGCTGGTTGATACCGAAGCGGGACGGATTGTTACCGATGAAGAGCTCAAACAACAAATAGTGTCTGAACATCCTTATCGCCAGTGGTTGGATCGATATCTAATAAACCTGGAAGATTTGCCTACAGCCAGCCCAGTACCGGCATTAGAAAACATTACCCAAAAGCAAAAGGCCTTTGGTTATACCCATGAGGAACTGGTGAAAACGTTAGAACCAATGGCTAAAAACGCCATTGACCCCATCGGGGCGATGGGCAATGATGCCTCTTTGGCGGTGCTGTCTGAACGGCCACAGCTGTTATACAATTATTTTAAGCAACTGTTCGCTCAGGTTACTAATCCACCGATTGATGCCACTAAGGAAGAAATAGTAACGGCCATTGATACCACCCTTGGTGCGGAAAAGAATTTAATCAAACCAGAACCGGATAGTTGTCAGCGCATTCGGATTAAGACCCCAATTTTAAGTAATGAAGAATTGGCCCAATTGCGCGGCGTTGAAGAAGCAGGCTTTAAATCAGTAACCATTCCGATATTGTATCCGGTTAATGAAGGTGCCCCAGGGTTGGAGCGGGCTTTAGCAGATATTTTTGCTGCAGCAGACCGGGCTATAATTGATGGTGCCAACCTGTTGATTTTGTCTGATCGAGACATTAACCAAGAAAATGCTGCTATACCGGCGCTGCTGGCTGTATCCGGTCTCCATCATCACTTGATTAGACAAGGCAGTCGGACTAAGGCCAGTTTGATATTGGAATCAGGGGAGCCCCGGGAGGTACATCATTTTGCTGTCTTGTTGGGCCATGGTGTCAATGCCATTAACCCCTATCTGGCACTGGAAAGCCTAAATGATTTGATTAACCGGGGCTACATTGCTGAACTTAGCTATGAACAAGCGGCGGAAAACTATATTAAAGCTGCCACCAAGGGCGTTGTAAAAGTGATGTCTAAAATGGGTATTTCTACAGTGCAAAGCTACTGCGGTGCCCAGATATTTGAAGCCATCGGTATTGATCAAGGGGTTATTGATCAGTACTTTACCTGGACCCCTTCCCGTGTTGGCGGCATAGACATGGCCATCATAGCCAAAGAAGCAGAAATGCGTCATCAACAGGCCTTCTCGGCTCAAGCGAGAGCTAATGATCCGTTAGATTCCGGATCTACGTATCAATGGCGGCATGACGGAGAACAACATATGTATAATCCGGAAAGTATTTACTATTTACAACAGGCCTGCCGAAATAATGATTACCGATTATTTAAAGAATACTCCCAGCGCATCAACAAAGAAGCGGGTAGCAAATGTACCTTGCGCGGCTTACTGGACTTTAAACCAAGACAGCCGATCCCCATTGATGAGGTGGAAGCGGTGGATTCCATTTGTCGCCGCTTTAAAACCGGGGCCATGTCCTATGGGTCCATCAGTAAAGAAGCCCATGAATGCTTGGCCATTGCCATGAACCGCATTGGCGGTAAGAGCAACACCGGTGAAGGCGGTGAGGACCCCAATCGTTTTACTCCCGATGCTAACGGTGATTCCAGGCGCAGTGCCATCAAACAAGTGGCCTCGGGTCGCTTTGGGGTGACCAGCAACTACCTGGTTAATGCCGACGAAATTCAAATAAAGATGGCCCAAGGGGCTAAACCTGGCGAGGGGGGCCAATTGCCCGGTAAAAAAGTTTACCCCTGGGTGGCAAAGGTGCGGGGCACCACCGCCGGCGTCGGACTGATTTCGCCTCCGCCACACCATGATATTTATTCCATCGAAGATTTGGCGGAGTTAATTCACGATCTGAAGAACGCCAATCCCCGAGCTAGAATTAATGTTAAGTTAGTTTCTGAAATTGGTGTTGGCACCATCGCTGCCGGGGTGGCCAAAGGGCGGGCCGATGCGGTACTGATCAGTGGTTACGATGGCGGCACCGGGGCTTCCCCCCGGACCAGCATTAGTCATGCCGGTCTGCCATGGGAGTTAGGATTGGCTGAAACCCACCAAACCCTAGTGCTGAATAAACTGCGGGATAGAATTGTGGTGGAGACCGACGGTAAGCTGATGACTGGGCGCGATGTGGTCATTGCCACGCTACTTGGTGCCGAAGAATACGGCTTTGCCACCGCACCACTGGTGGCCATCGGCTGTGTAATGATGCGGGTTTGCCACCTAGACACCTGCCCGGTGGGCATTGCCACCCAGAACCCAGAACTGCGCAAGCGGTTCCAGGGTAAACCAGAGTATGTAATTAATCTAATGCATTTTATCGCCCAAGAAATGCGCGAGCTGATGGCTCAATTGGGCTTTCGAAGTGTCAATGAAATGGTTGGCCGTACCGACGTACTGGAAGTAAGTGATGCTGTTAACCATTGGAAGAGAAAAGGCTTGAACTTATCACCAATTCTTTACCAGCCGGAAGTTCCAGAGAATGTAGGCAGATATCACCAGATTGATCAAGATCATCGCTTAGATAATTCTCTTGATAGGTTAAAATTACTAACCCTTTGCCAACCAGCATTGGAGCATGGTGAAGCTGTAGAGGCCCGGTTACCGATTCGCAATATTAATCGGGTAGTTGGTACTATTTTGGGTAGCGAAGTTACCAGACGTTATGGTGCGGAGGGGTTGCCGGCAGATACCATCAAATTAACCTTTGAGGGTACTGCCGGACAGAGCTTTGGTGCTTTTATACCGAACGGCATTACTCTCCGCCTGGAAGGTGATGCTAACGACTATATGGGCAAAGGTCTTTCCGGTGGCAAAATTGTCGTATATCCACCTGCTCAGTCCACTTTTGCGGCGGAAGAAAATATTATAATTGGCAACGTAGCCTTCTATGGGGCTACATCAGGTGAAGCCTATATTCGGGGCATAGCCGGCGAAAGATTTTGTGTTAGAAACAGTGGTGTGCAGGCAGTGGTGGAAGGTGTTGGTGACCACGGTTGTGAGTACATGACTGGTGGTCGGGTGGTGATACTGGGATCCACCGGTCGCAACTTTGCTGCTGGTATGTCCGGTGGCATTGCCTATGTGTTAGATGAAGCCGGCACCTTTGCTGATCTATGCAACCAAGAAATGGTGTTGCTGGAAAGGGTGGTGGCCCCAAAGGAAATAGCTGAATTAAAAAATTTAATTACCAAGCATCAAAAACATACCCAAAGTACTGTGGCCGAAAGGGTACTAACTAATTGGGATAAATTGTTGCCGAAGTTTGTCCGGGTGATACCAAAGGATTATAAACGGATGTTAGCATCTCTGGAACGTGCCCACCAGATGGGTTTAAGCGGTGAAGAAGCCATTATGACAGCATTTAAAGAAAACACAATGGATCAGTTTCGGGTCAGTGGAAATTAACCCCATCCGGTTAGAAGGAGATGATACTATGGGTAAACCTAGTGGTTTTTTGGAATATAACAGAGAAGTGGCCGTCAATCGTCAGCCTAAAGAGCGGGTAAACGATTGGCAGGAGTTGTACAATCATTTGCCAGAAGAAAAAATAATGACCCAAGCCGCCCGCTGTATGGAATGCGGTACCCCCTTTTGTCACAGTGGCATGGTGCTTAATGGGGCTACCACCGGCTGTCCGAACCATAATTTGCCCCCGGAGTGGAATGATCTGGTTTATCGGGGTTTATGGCAGGAAGCCTATCAACGTTTGATTAAAACCAATAATTTCCCAGAGTTTACCGGTCGGGTATGTCCAGCCCTTTGCGAAGGGGCTTGTACCGTAGGATTTAATGGCCAGGCAGTGGCGGTAAAAACTATTGAATATGCCATTATTGAAAAGGCCTATGCCGAAGGCTGGGTAGTGCCACAGCCACCAACCAATCGCACTGGTAAAAAGGTAGCTGTGGTTGGTTCCGGCCCGGCGGGATTGGCCTGTGCCGATGAACTGAACAAATTTGGCCATTTGGTGACGGTGTTTGAACGGGCAGACAGGTTCGGTGGCCTATTGATGTACGGTATTCCCAACATGAAACTGGATAAACGCTATGTGCAAAGACGAATTGATTTAATGGCCGCCGAGGGAGTTAGGTTTGTGCCCAATACCGAGGTGGGAACAGATTATCCAGCAGAGCAATTGCTAAAGGAATTTGATGCGGTGGTGTTGTGCGGTGGCGCTAGAAAACCTCGAGACATGCAGGTGGAAGGTAGAGATTTAAAAGGGATTGAATATGCGGTGGATTTTTTGACAGCCAGTACCAAAAGCTTGTTGCATTGCAATTATCAGCATGATAATTACATCTCCGCCGCCGGCAAAGATGTAATTATCATCGGTGGTGGTGATACCGGCACCGACTGCGTGGGAACTGCTTGGCGACACAAATGTAAAAGCGTGGTGCAGTTTGAAATTATGCCACCGCCACCTAAGGAACGGGCTGCCCATAACCCTTGGCCGCAATATCCCAGAACCTTAAAGATTGATTACAGTCAACAGGAGGTCATCGCCATTAATGGTGCGGATCCCCGTCAGTACTGCATTATGACCAAAAAGATGGTGGGTGATGAACAGGGAAATGTTAAAGCAGTGCACACTGTCAATGTCCAGTGGGTTAAAAATGAGCGTGGCCAGTTAATTCCCAAAGAAATTGACGGCACCCAAAGGGTGTGGCCTGCGCAACTGGTGCTGTTGGCCATGGGCTTCCTTGGCCCTGAAGACCATTTGCTGGATCAGTTGGATATTGGGCGCGATCAAAGAGGCAATGCCAAAGCTACCTATGGTGACTTTGCCACCAATGTGACTGGGGTCTTTGTTGCTGGGGATATGCGCCGGGGACAAAGCTTGGTGATTTGGGCAATCAATGAAGGGCGTGGTGCCGCCAAGGCTTGTAACCAGTACCTGATGGGCGATTAAAAAGCGTTGCAAATTTGAGTTCCTACATCAGTTGCTGTTGAATATATTTTTATCGCTTTTTAAGGGGGAACGTTATCACCTTTTCCGACCTTAAATGCAGGATTCTGGTCCCAGGTGGTTAAATTATGATTAAAGAAATAAATTTCTCAGCATTAAAGAAAGTGGTGGTAGTTGTTGAATCTTAATATTGCCATCTGCCAAATGACAGTGGTACCGGGAAGACCGGATGTTAATACTAAAACTATGTTAGCCATGATTGCCGAGGCCAGAGCCAAGCAAACGGAAGTGGTCATTTTTCCAGAAATGTGTATTCCGGGTTATTTGCTGGGAGACACTTGGGAGCAGACCGCCTTTTTAAAGGATTGCGAGAGCTTTGGCCAACAAATTATTGCTGCTTCAGAAGATTTGATCATAATCTTTGGCAACGTGGCTATGGATTGGGACAAAATTGGCGATGATGGACGGGTGCGCAAATATAACGCTTGCTTTGTGGCCCATAACGGCAAACTTTTAGGTGGTGACAATTTTCCCTATCCCTTTAGAATTAAAACCTTACTTCCCAACTACCGGGAATTTGACGATAAACGGTATTTTTATAGTCTGCGCAAGCTGGCGGGAGAATTGGGTGTTAAGGTAGAGCAACTGATGCAGCCTGTTTACTTAAACTACAAAGGTGAGCGACTTGGTTTGGGCTGTGTTTTGTGTGAAGATGGTTGGAATGAAAATTATTCCATTAACCCCATAGAAATGATCTGTGGCCAAGGGGGCGTTGGTTTAGTTGTAAATATTTCTTCGTCGCCTTTTACTTTGGGCAAAACCGGTGAACGCAATGGCATTTTTTCGGAGCAAGCTCGGGAAAACAAAGTGCCATTGGTCTATGTTAATAGTGTCGGCATCCAAAACAACGGCAAAACCATCTATTCCTTCGACGGTTCCAGTGCTGTCTATAACAGCGTCGGCGAGGTAATTCATTTTTGTGATCGTCCCTTTGCCCAGAACGTTGACGTCATTAAGTTAAACCTGGCGGATGGTGGTAATAGCATGCCGCCGGTTAAAGTGTCAGTTAAGTCTGATGCGGAAGAAATTTATCAAACATTATTCTACGGGGTGAAAGAATTTACCCAGGCCATTGGCATTAATAAAGTGGTCATTGGCATTTCTGGTGGCATAGATTCTGCTGTGGCCGCCGCGTTATATGCCCAAGCCCTGGGGCCGGAAAACATTTTATTGGTGAATATGCCCAGTAAATATAATTCAGACACCACCAAAAACTTGGCCGCCACTTTGGCCGAGCGACTGGGTGCCTTTTACACCGTGCTGCCGATTCAACAGGCGGTGGATTTGACCATCAATCAAATTGAAAATATACCCATTACTAAAGCGCAGGGTAATGAACAAATTCAGCTAAAAATTAACCAGCCTGTGGCTGAAAATATTCAAGCCCGGGATCGCTCCGCCAGAATATTGGCAGCATTGGCCGCTGCCTTTGGTGGCGGATTTACCTGTAACGCCAATAAAACTGAAATGACGGTGGGCTACTCCACCCTTTACGGTGACCAGGCTGGTTTTTTGGCTGCCTTGGGTGATTTGTGGAAACACCAGGTTTATCAACTGGCCACTTATCTCAATGAACAAGTATACCGGCGGGAAGTCATCCCCCAAGGGATTATCGATATCGTGCCCAGTGCCGAGTTGAGCTTTGATCAGGCGGTGGATGAAGGTAAGGGTGACCCGCTGATTTACAATTACCATGATTACCTATTCCGGGCCTTTATTGAACCTTGGGCCAGGACAACCCCGGAAGATATATTAAAATGGTACAGCGCTGGCGTTTTAGAAGAGCAGATTGGCTGTGAGTCCGGGTTAGTGAGTAAGATATTTGCCAGCCCAGCAGAGTTTATCAATGACCTAGAACGCTGGTGGCGTCAATTTAATGGCATAGGGTTAGCAAAAAGAATTCAAGCACCACCGCTACTGGCCGTTAGTCGCCGTGCCTATGGGTTTGACTACCGTGAATCCCAAAACGGCATTTATTATACTCAGGAATACCACCGCTTAAAAGAGAAAATATTAGGGAGATAGCTTATGGAAGACAAGATAAAAGAATTTTTTAAAGGCGACAGATTTGCAGACTATGTGGGTATTAAACTGGTCAAGGTGGAGCCGGGATATGCGGTGACAGAAATGGATATTGCCGAGCATCACCTCAATGGCGTCAATATCATCCAGGGTGGGGCAATATTTACTTTAGCGGACTTTGCCTTTGCGGCGGCTTCCAATGCCGGTGGGCAAGTTACGGTGGGCATGACCGGTAATATATCTTATTTTAAAGCCGCCCAAGGACAGAAGTTAGTGGCAGAGGCTAAAGAAATTTTTGCTTCCCATAAAACTGCCAGTTATAGTGTTGATGTTTTTGATGATAACAAAACTTTAATAGCCAGGTTGACTGTTACTGGGTATAAAAAAGGACAAAGAATTGATTTCGACAACATTTAGGCAAATATATTATTTTTGATTTTGGCGGCTGATGATATAATCCTAACTAAGATCGGGTGTCGTTGGCTCAACAGGTTGATACAATTATTTAAATTTAAGATGGTGGTATAAAAACTAAGGCAGAAGCCAAAATGTTGGCTTCTGCCTTAGTTTTTTATTTTATTACTACAGGCTTAAATTGGCAGAATATCAAAAAACACAAAGGTTATGATAATCATAATAGTGCATTTTTACCATAGAAGA is a window of Peptococcaceae bacterium 1198_IL3148 DNA encoding:
- a CDS encoding YjgB family protein; translated protein: MLKKVIVMILCLSLIVIGCTNSEKDAKADSGLIDFKALIQSNASAEEVAGFINTTIKGVSKEDASEMVNDFERFQKDKIVEFEKIIFENETQTKLFECFKTHGVINQANIPDDAELKEMLSKIENSGYKIETAEGMFFPVIDYQFYKNFSTYVTDDMKEYIEIMAEESTEVPAKDGALVIGWDQLLNRAISQERFLTTYTNSIKINEVQQLHNNYILFTFYGLNNTPLFDYHSQIINADAKEVYLNAVKDIGSSEHLKALKGFVAVLKDNDYKLTDEVNRYRDKVTASLTKNKTDTALLDQIIETAHQGQIFNCEFPVETTVIEDVKAKWGEADKEEYIAEAKGTYATYDEQNVVFGFNKGSQIFDVRSYDDSIKEIAMSQVREVLGSPDNAHYYDTEDMLVYQIGEKYQLLFIFPKATPENPDPKLDHYNVFYPHGTVNLMADDPGIKY
- a CDS encoding acyltransferase family protein — encoded protein: MSVRIEWLDSLKGLAIILVVWGHLNIPIEAETIIYSFHMPLFFFISGYLFKQNNRTLKQYVQRKVNSLLIPYFFFAVMSIPFGILLDFVYQNEINPLLMFMHFFFLSGSVGWNAPLWFLIVLFLIEVIYFVVNSSKINNGLFIILSFVLGYALALSGMRYPLGLHLISWGLVFYYLGNVARERLVIEKMATTIAKTLIFLIPLAIINIVFGLMMNVKVSMYVNQLGNYLYFYIAAIAGILFMCCLMSKLPSFKILNFFGNNTLLVLATHYGALYVYKLIDQPVFGHAFMDDNSYFISILLTVVTLIVSVPLAHFVNKYLPFVVGKGHNSKLKMSQNAGG
- the gltB gene encoding glutamate synthase large subunit, which gives rise to MAHRLPPKQGLYHPAFEHDACGIGFVANIKGKKSNKILHQALTTLINLDHRGGQGAETNTGDGAGILMQIPDGFFRKECAKLGVELPSAGKYGIGMLFLPNDCSRLEDIQQMLGQLIEEEGQTLLGWREVPVDNAMLGETAKKAQPFIMQVFIGASTDITDNMEFERKLYVIRKRAKKEVHRQLLNSGDTFYFASLSSRTIVYKGMLTPEQMDRFYLDLQHPAVEIALALVHSRFSTNTFPSWERAHPYHYIIHNGEFNTLRGNVNWMRAREALCHSEEFFAEDMKKILPVIDQNGSDSAIFDNCLEFLFLTGRSLPHAVMMMIPEPWQHHESMAADKKAFYQYHSCLMEPWDGPAAIAFTDGKIIGASLDRNGLRPSRYYVTKDDMIVLASEVGVLDIAPENIAHKGRLQPGRMLLVDTEAGRIVTDEELKQQIVSEHPYRQWLDRYLINLEDLPTASPVPALENITQKQKAFGYTHEELVKTLEPMAKNAIDPIGAMGNDASLAVLSERPQLLYNYFKQLFAQVTNPPIDATKEEIVTAIDTTLGAEKNLIKPEPDSCQRIRIKTPILSNEELAQLRGVEEAGFKSVTIPILYPVNEGAPGLERALADIFAAADRAIIDGANLLILSDRDINQENAAIPALLAVSGLHHHLIRQGSRTKASLILESGEPREVHHFAVLLGHGVNAINPYLALESLNDLINRGYIAELSYEQAAENYIKAATKGVVKVMSKMGISTVQSYCGAQIFEAIGIDQGVIDQYFTWTPSRVGGIDMAIIAKEAEMRHQQAFSAQARANDPLDSGSTYQWRHDGEQHMYNPESIYYLQQACRNNDYRLFKEYSQRINKEAGSKCTLRGLLDFKPRQPIPIDEVEAVDSICRRFKTGAMSYGSISKEAHECLAIAMNRIGGKSNTGEGGEDPNRFTPDANGDSRRSAIKQVASGRFGVTSNYLVNADEIQIKMAQGAKPGEGGQLPGKKVYPWVAKVRGTTAGVGLISPPPHHDIYSIEDLAELIHDLKNANPRARINVKLVSEIGVGTIAAGVAKGRADAVLISGYDGGTGASPRTSISHAGLPWELGLAETHQTLVLNKLRDRIVVETDGKLMTGRDVVIATLLGAEEYGFATAPLVAIGCVMMRVCHLDTCPVGIATQNPELRKRFQGKPEYVINLMHFIAQEMRELMAQLGFRSVNEMVGRTDVLEVSDAVNHWKRKGLNLSPILYQPEVPENVGRYHQIDQDHRLDNSLDRLKLLTLCQPALEHGEAVEARLPIRNINRVVGTILGSEVTRRYGAEGLPADTIKLTFEGTAGQSFGAFIPNGITLRLEGDANDYMGKGLSGGKIVVYPPAQSTFAAEENIIIGNVAFYGATSGEAYIRGIAGERFCVRNSGVQAVVEGVGDHGCEYMTGGRVVILGSTGRNFAAGMSGGIAYVLDEAGTFADLCNQEMVLLERVVAPKEIAELKNLITKHQKHTQSTVAERVLTNWDKLLPKFVRVIPKDYKRMLASLERAHQMGLSGEEAIMTAFKENTMDQFRVSGN
- a CDS encoding glutamate synthase subunit beta; protein product: MGKPSGFLEYNREVAVNRQPKERVNDWQELYNHLPEEKIMTQAARCMECGTPFCHSGMVLNGATTGCPNHNLPPEWNDLVYRGLWQEAYQRLIKTNNFPEFTGRVCPALCEGACTVGFNGQAVAVKTIEYAIIEKAYAEGWVVPQPPTNRTGKKVAVVGSGPAGLACADELNKFGHLVTVFERADRFGGLLMYGIPNMKLDKRYVQRRIDLMAAEGVRFVPNTEVGTDYPAEQLLKEFDAVVLCGGARKPRDMQVEGRDLKGIEYAVDFLTASTKSLLHCNYQHDNYISAAGKDVIIIGGGDTGTDCVGTAWRHKCKSVVQFEIMPPPPKERAAHNPWPQYPRTLKIDYSQQEVIAINGADPRQYCIMTKKMVGDEQGNVKAVHTVNVQWVKNERGQLIPKEIDGTQRVWPAQLVLLAMGFLGPEDHLLDQLDIGRDQRGNAKATYGDFATNVTGVFVAGDMRRGQSLVIWAINEGRGAAKACNQYLMGD
- the nadE gene encoding NAD(+) synthase, with the translated sequence MNLNIAICQMTVVPGRPDVNTKTMLAMIAEARAKQTEVVIFPEMCIPGYLLGDTWEQTAFLKDCESFGQQIIAASEDLIIIFGNVAMDWDKIGDDGRVRKYNACFVAHNGKLLGGDNFPYPFRIKTLLPNYREFDDKRYFYSLRKLAGELGVKVEQLMQPVYLNYKGERLGLGCVLCEDGWNENYSINPIEMICGQGGVGLVVNISSSPFTLGKTGERNGIFSEQARENKVPLVYVNSVGIQNNGKTIYSFDGSSAVYNSVGEVIHFCDRPFAQNVDVIKLNLADGGNSMPPVKVSVKSDAEEIYQTLFYGVKEFTQAIGINKVVIGISGGIDSAVAAALYAQALGPENILLVNMPSKYNSDTTKNLAATLAERLGAFYTVLPIQQAVDLTINQIENIPITKAQGNEQIQLKINQPVAENIQARDRSARILAALAAAFGGGFTCNANKTEMTVGYSTLYGDQAGFLAALGDLWKHQVYQLATYLNEQVYRREVIPQGIIDIVPSAELSFDQAVDEGKGDPLIYNYHDYLFRAFIEPWARTTPEDILKWYSAGVLEEQIGCESGLVSKIFASPAEFINDLERWWRQFNGIGLAKRIQAPPLLAVSRRAYGFDYRESQNGIYYTQEYHRLKEKILGR
- a CDS encoding PaaI family thioesterase — its product is MEDKIKEFFKGDRFADYVGIKLVKVEPGYAVTEMDIAEHHLNGVNIIQGGAIFTLADFAFAAASNAGGQVTVGMTGNISYFKAAQGQKLVAEAKEIFASHKTASYSVDVFDDNKTLIARLTVTGYKKGQRIDFDNI